The stretch of DNA TTGGCAGAGGTCCACGCAGTGGGAGCCCCATTCGAGGCAGCCGCCGCCGACCATGCCGCCGCCTTTTTCGAAGCCGCCGCCGTTATTGAGGAGGCTGCGATTGAAGGGGCGCCAGGCGGCCGGGCCGAGGTAGAGGTCCCAGTCGGCGTCGTCCTTGTCGGGTTCGGGTTGGGGTTCGGCCCAGCCGCTGGTGCCGGTGCCGAGGCCGCCGGGGTGGGCGTGGAGGGTATGGAGCTGGCCGAGGCGTCCCTGGTGGCAGAGTTCGGCGGCGAAGGCGAAGTTGGGGAGGCTGCGGCGCTGGGTGCCGGCTTGGAAGACGCGGCCGGTGCGGCGGAAGGTTTGGGCGAGGGCGATACTTTCGGCGATGTTCTTGGTGCAGGGTTTTTCGCAATAGACGTCTTTGCCGGCCCTGGCGGTGAGAATGGAGGCCGGAGCATGCCAGTTGGGTCCGGTGGCGATCAGGACGGCGTCGATGTCGGGGCGGGCGAGGAACTCGCGGAGGTCGCGGTAGGTGGCGCAGTTGGTGTTGCCATAGCGGGTGTCGGCCATGCGCTTGACCGCCTGCCGGCGGTTGGCTTTGACATCGCAGATGGCGACGAACTGGACGCCCGGTTCATGGAGGAAGGCTTCCAGGACGTGGGTGCCACGGCCCCCGATGCCGATGGCTCCGAGGGTGATGCGGTCGCTGGGCGGGGTATGGCCGTCGCGGCCGAGGGCCCGGGCAGGAATGAACGTTGGGAGGGCGACGGCACCGCCGGCGAGGGCCCCGAGGCGACCGAGGAATGAGCGGCGGCTGGAGGCTGGGCTGGGAGTATGGTGGGAGGCGTTCATGGGACTCGATGGGGGTTGGAGTTGGGGACGGTATCGAAGATGGGGGATGAGGGGGTAATGGGAGCTGGAGGGAGCTGGATTGGCTCAAGGAAGGGCGTAGCCGTACACCTCGATTTCCTGGCGGACGTTGAGGGCGCTGAGGCTGCTGCCGGTGGTGTAGGAGCGGATATAGCGGGCGACCACGCCGCCAGCGTCGAAGGTTCGGCCCTGGTAGGTTTCGAAGTACTCCTTGTCGGTGCCCACCCCCTGGCCGGCTGAGTTGTCGCGGTCGTTGTTGTAAAGAGTTCGGACGTTTTCGATGAAGTCCGGATCGTCCGCCACCTGGATAATCACATCGCGGAAGAGCTGGAGGAACCGGTGGTCATGCCAGACGACGATGGCATGGAGGGTGGCCGGGGCACCGAGGTCGATTTGGACCCATTGCGTTCCACGGCGGAACTCCACCACCTGATCATCATCCGGTTCCTTCCGGCCGTCGGTCACTTGGGCGAGGCTGCCCGTGAAGGGGCGGACGCTGCTGGTGACCCGTTTGGCGAGGGCGAGGTTGGTGACGCCTGGGGGTGCAAGGA from Verrucomicrobiia bacterium encodes:
- a CDS encoding Gfo/Idh/MocA family oxidoreductase — its product is MNASHHTPSPASSRRSFLGRLGALAGGAVALPTFIPARALGRDGHTPPSDRITLGAIGIGGRGTHVLEAFLHEPGVQFVAICDVKANRRQAVKRMADTRYGNTNCATYRDLREFLARPDIDAVLIATGPNWHAPASILTARAGKDVYCEKPCTKNIAESIALAQTFRRTGRVFQAGTQRRSLPNFAFAAELCHQGRLGQLHTLHAHPGGLGTGTSGWAEPQPEPDKDDADWDLYLGPAAWRPFNRSLLNNGGGFEKGGGMVGGGCLEWGSHCVDLCQWANQADDTAAVEYWPVGDQLHARYANGVKLVLRNDGWLPLGSCPVRYEGSLGWVETGDNGEVAAHPENLIDRSRPKIAGYPANFHVRDFLACVRSRAQPRANADVACWSHITCHAANIALFLGRKVTFDPVKLAFIGDDEANRLRSEALREPWRI